Proteins encoded within one genomic window of Gracilimonas sp.:
- a CDS encoding oligosaccharide flippase family protein, giving the protein MTKLKELFSDTLVYGISSVLARFIGYLLVPLHTGVFDQDQYGVISLIFAAIALFNVLFTMGMESAYIRYGKDRDEAKSIFKTLQLFLLGTSGIFVLVIWMAQPLISPMIGLEPGDPILWMMLGILFFDTIAVVPFAELRLVRKSLSFAIIKTGNVLVNIGLNFYLILGLNYGIEAVFISNLAASLLTALATWLITLPMFAGTWNKELLKKTLFFGLPFVPAGFGHVINELMDRFFLKSMDPETVEVLYGPDYSPDDIVGIYSACYKLAVFMLLLVQMFRMAWQPFFMRQSEEESAPRTFSQTFSLFNFAAAVIFLSVALFAEQIVSIKVPFLDFYLVDEKFWGGLVIVPVLLLAYWFQGWYINFSAGIFISETTKRLPQITLIGAGITIIANLIMIPFFGMMGSALATLMSYSVMALLIYYYSTTAFSVPYKLVSGFGVMLLAAGFYYLKPTVINFGLSDLAASVLLLIAGLLSISLITYKTLVLSRES; this is encoded by the coding sequence TTGACTAAACTCAAAGAACTTTTTTCTGACACCTTGGTTTACGGCATCAGCAGCGTGCTGGCAAGGTTTATCGGGTATCTTTTGGTTCCACTGCATACCGGGGTTTTTGATCAAGATCAGTATGGGGTAATCAGCTTGATTTTTGCGGCTATAGCCCTATTCAATGTACTTTTTACGATGGGGATGGAATCGGCCTACATCCGCTACGGCAAAGACCGTGATGAAGCCAAAAGTATTTTTAAAACCTTACAGCTATTTCTGTTAGGCACTTCCGGCATCTTTGTATTGGTAATCTGGATGGCACAGCCGCTTATTTCTCCAATGATCGGGCTTGAACCCGGCGACCCGATATTATGGATGATGTTGGGCATTCTCTTTTTTGATACCATTGCCGTGGTTCCGTTTGCAGAGTTACGGCTGGTACGTAAATCCCTCTCGTTTGCTATCATCAAAACCGGGAATGTATTAGTAAATATAGGTCTTAATTTTTATCTCATCCTTGGGCTTAACTATGGCATTGAAGCTGTGTTCATAAGCAATCTGGCGGCTTCACTTTTAACAGCCCTGGCGACCTGGCTGATAACCCTTCCCATGTTTGCAGGGACCTGGAACAAAGAACTGCTCAAGAAAACCTTATTTTTTGGTTTGCCCTTTGTACCCGCGGGTTTTGGACATGTGATTAATGAACTGATGGACCGTTTTTTCCTGAAATCCATGGATCCTGAAACTGTAGAAGTACTTTATGGGCCGGACTATTCTCCAGACGATATTGTCGGAATATACAGCGCCTGTTATAAATTGGCCGTTTTCATGCTGTTGTTGGTACAAATGTTTCGAATGGCATGGCAGCCCTTTTTTATGCGGCAGTCAGAAGAAGAATCGGCGCCAAGAACATTTTCTCAAACTTTTTCACTATTCAATTTTGCTGCAGCAGTTATTTTTCTTTCTGTAGCCCTTTTTGCTGAACAAATTGTATCTATAAAAGTACCCTTCCTCGATTTTTATTTAGTAGATGAAAAATTCTGGGGTGGACTAGTTATTGTTCCCGTTTTGCTGTTGGCATACTGGTTCCAGGGTTGGTATATAAATTTTTCAGCCGGAATTTTTATCAGTGAAACCACAAAACGCTTACCCCAGATCACCCTAATTGGTGCCGGTATTACCATTATAGCAAACCTGATTATGATTCCATTTTTCGGCATGATGGGATCTGCCCTAGCCACTCTAATGAGCTATTCTGTAATGGCCCTGCTGATTTATTATTACTCAACCACTGCTTTTTCAGTGCCTTATAAATTGGTTTCCGGTTTTGGAGTTATGTTGCTTGCTGCCGGCTTTTATTATCTTAAACCTACGGTCATTAACTTTGGATTAAGTGACCTTGCCGCTTCTGTTTTATTGTTAATAGCCGGATTACTGTCCATCAGTTTAATCACATACAAAACTTTAGTTCTTTCCCGGGAATCCTAA
- a CDS encoding ROK family protein, which translates to MKAIGVDLGGTNIKAAVVDKEKGIIEQVTTPTQANLGRDHLLDRIAETAKDLKKDHEIIGIGMGLPGMVSKDQTTVNNPPNLPGWESVNAAEEITSRTNIPCKIENDANIAALGSMHFGIGQRFDSFIMITLGTGVGGGIIYERSLFKGTEGMAGELGHVIIDYHGPLSNSVTRGTVEAYLGQRFLSRFATDLISQNPSNPLYKKFANNFDKLEPVDLTNAAKQGNELAIEILAKSGQRLGYAIINYVHMMDIRKFVVSGGVSKAGDFLFEPAKEIVRKHMMEPFKKGFELVYEDLGNDSALLGAAGLAFDSFS; encoded by the coding sequence ATGAAAGCTATTGGTGTAGATCTAGGCGGCACGAATATTAAAGCCGCCGTAGTGGATAAAGAAAAAGGTATAATTGAACAAGTTACCACGCCCACACAAGCAAATCTGGGACGGGATCACTTGTTGGATCGTATTGCTGAAACGGCAAAAGACCTAAAAAAAGACCATGAAATCATTGGCATAGGGATGGGATTGCCCGGAATGGTGTCTAAAGATCAAACAACGGTTAACAATCCTCCGAATTTGCCGGGTTGGGAGTCGGTGAATGCCGCTGAAGAGATTACAAGTAGAACAAACATCCCCTGTAAAATTGAAAATGATGCCAATATAGCTGCTTTGGGTTCTATGCATTTTGGGATAGGTCAAAGATTTGACAGCTTTATTATGATTACTTTGGGAACCGGTGTGGGAGGAGGGATCATTTATGAACGAAGTCTGTTCAAAGGCACTGAAGGAATGGCCGGAGAACTTGGTCATGTGATTATAGATTATCACGGTCCCCTTTCGAACAGTGTTACCCGTGGAACAGTAGAAGCGTATTTAGGACAAAGATTTTTGAGCAGATTTGCTACCGATTTGATTTCTCAAAATCCGTCGAATCCTCTCTATAAAAAATTTGCAAACAATTTTGATAAGCTGGAACCGGTTGATCTAACCAATGCGGCAAAACAAGGAAATGAACTGGCTATAGAGATTTTGGCGAAAAGTGGTCAAAGGTTGGGTTATGCAATTATAAATTATGTGCATATGATGGACATTCGTAAGTTTGTGGTAAGCGGCGGAGTTTCTAAAGCCGGGGACTTTCTTTTTGAACCGGCAAAAGAAATTGTACGAAAACACATGATGGAGCCGTTCAAAAAAGGCTTTGAGCTCGTTTATGAAGACCTTGGAAATGACAGTGCTCTGTTAGGTGCTGCCGGCTTGGCTTTTGATTCTTTTTCTTAA
- a CDS encoding AraC family transcriptional regulator, which translates to MDHQHFHIKNMVCSHCGEVLREKLDQAGFPVKKVELGEVTLQNPIDKDQQEDFTELVRKHGFDVINDQNSRLVEQIKQLIIQLVRTGRKLESPLSDYLAKKLHKDYQQLSRLFSGVEGKSIERYYILQKIERAKELIVYGEQSLSEIAYNLGYSSQQHFSRQFKKETGLSPSHFSEIKENRRISIDEV; encoded by the coding sequence ATGGATCATCAACACTTTCACATAAAAAACATGGTATGCAGCCATTGCGGCGAAGTGCTCCGGGAAAAACTGGATCAGGCCGGGTTTCCCGTAAAGAAAGTAGAGCTCGGGGAAGTCACCTTGCAAAACCCTATTGATAAAGACCAACAAGAGGATTTTACCGAATTGGTTCGCAAGCATGGATTTGATGTTATTAATGACCAAAACAGCCGACTCGTTGAGCAAATAAAACAACTTATCATTCAATTGGTTCGTACAGGACGCAAACTTGAAAGCCCGCTTTCCGATTATCTCGCCAAAAAGCTTCATAAAGATTATCAACAACTGAGCCGTTTATTTTCAGGGGTAGAGGGAAAATCCATAGAACGCTACTACATCCTTCAAAAAATTGAGCGCGCTAAAGAATTGATAGTGTATGGCGAGCAAAGCCTAAGTGAAATTGCCTACAACCTTGGCTACAGCAGTCAGCAACACTTTTCCAGGCAATTCAAAAAAGAAACCGGCTTATCCCCCTCACATTTCAGTGAGATCAAAGAAAACCGACGTATTTCCATTGATGAGGTCTAA
- a CDS encoding HIT family protein — translation MSSIFTKIVKGEIPSYKIAEDKKHFAFLDINPAAKGHTLCIPKKEVDYLFDLEPDELAALTQFSQKVAMGIDKALKPIRTGVIVEGLEVPHAHIHLIPIYKESQAFSLGKKVELTKDEMKKLADQISQNITL, via the coding sequence ATGTCGAGTATTTTCACCAAAATTGTTAAAGGCGAAATTCCAAGTTATAAGATTGCTGAAGATAAAAAGCATTTTGCTTTTTTAGATATCAATCCGGCAGCTAAAGGACATACCCTCTGCATACCAAAAAAAGAGGTGGATTATCTTTTTGACCTGGAACCTGATGAACTTGCTGCTTTAACACAATTTTCACAAAAAGTAGCTATGGGCATAGACAAGGCGTTGAAACCTATTCGCACAGGAGTAATAGTTGAGGGGTTGGAAGTACCCCATGCACATATTCACCTTATCCCCATTTATAAAGAATCACAAGCATTCAGTCTTGGGAAGAAAGTTGAATTAACTAAAGACGAAATGAAAAAACTGGCAGATCAAATAAGCCAAAACATCACATTATGA
- a CDS encoding NYN domain-containing protein: MNTKERVGIYVDAVNVTMNGGFGLRYDILRMFACRGGGVASRLNVYLCYDADRLKEDHDYRKKTHRFCEVLRDFEYKVTEKPVQTYTNHETGEKISKSTIDMDMAVDMLVQADYLDKIVLLSSSGSYVSVVNALQNKGCRVELVGFDNISSSLKRTVDSSVSGYLIPGLLPIESPYEWGENGSRVRGVCYDFTQDEGYGFLRFLTRKEDCLWITDSREESSPYKTVFAHISQFEGDFDTSYLPSRDLIFEFDITENDKGLIAENIVLVSAP, translated from the coding sequence ATGAATACAAAAGAGCGCGTGGGAATTTATGTGGATGCCGTTAACGTCACTATGAATGGAGGTTTCGGGCTTCGATACGATATTTTAAGAATGTTTGCATGCCGAGGTGGCGGTGTGGCCTCCCGTTTAAATGTATATCTATGCTATGATGCCGATCGCCTTAAGGAAGATCATGACTATCGTAAAAAAACCCATCGATTTTGTGAAGTACTTCGGGATTTTGAATACAAAGTGACCGAGAAACCGGTTCAAACATATACAAACCACGAAACCGGGGAAAAAATATCAAAGTCTACCATTGACATGGATATGGCGGTAGATATGCTGGTGCAAGCCGACTATCTTGATAAAATTGTGCTGCTCAGCAGCAGTGGAAGCTACGTGAGTGTAGTAAATGCTTTACAAAATAAGGGTTGCCGTGTAGAACTGGTTGGTTTTGATAATATCTCTTCCTCCCTAAAAAGAACTGTTGATTCATCAGTATCCGGATATTTAATTCCGGGGTTGTTACCCATTGAATCTCCTTACGAATGGGGGGAAAATGGTTCACGTGTTCGGGGTGTTTGCTATGATTTTACTCAAGATGAAGGTTATGGCTTTCTTCGGTTTCTCACCCGCAAAGAAGATTGTCTGTGGATAACTGACTCCCGAGAGGAAAGCTCACCCTACAAAACCGTATTTGCCCACATCTCACAATTTGAAGGTGATTTTGATACCAGCTATCTCCCCAGTCGTGATCTCATTTTTGAATTTGATATCACCGAAAATGACAAAGGATTAATTGCGGAGAATATTGTTTTAGTAAGTGCACCTTAA
- the aroQ gene encoding type II 3-dehydroquinate dehydratase, producing MKILIINGPNLNLLGKRNPGLYGSGSLQELQDFLKAEFPNHSLEFFQSNIEGELIDKVQQAMEDNTNGLIINPGGYSHTSVALRDALEPLEVPKVEVHISNIHAREEFREKSITGSVMSGIITGFGKYSYVLGIQALEKLEKQQ from the coding sequence ATGAAAATCCTGATTATTAATGGACCGAATCTGAATTTATTGGGAAAGCGCAATCCCGGGTTGTATGGCTCCGGAAGTCTTCAAGAACTTCAAGATTTCCTAAAAGCTGAATTCCCCAATCATTCTCTCGAATTCTTTCAAAGCAATATTGAAGGGGAACTCATCGATAAAGTACAGCAAGCCATGGAAGATAATACGAATGGATTAATTATAAATCCCGGCGGATATTCTCATACCTCAGTGGCACTTCGGGATGCATTAGAACCTTTAGAGGTACCCAAAGTTGAAGTTCATATTTCCAATATCCATGCCCGGGAAGAATTTAGAGAAAAATCTATCACCGGAAGTGTTATGAGCGGTATTATAACAGGGTTTGGTAAATACAGTTATGTATTGGGAATTCAGGCATTGGAAAAACTTGAAAAACAGCAGTGA
- a CDS encoding septum formation initiator family protein: MNLQFLNPLRWKKSVLVMLLTAFVIVWFAFIDSYSLKTRWDLNSQKKELRERTETLNTQSEELKTKIEHLNNDAALLEKIAREEYGMRKPGETVYKVKREN; the protein is encoded by the coding sequence ATGAACCTACAATTTTTAAACCCTCTTCGGTGGAAGAAATCTGTCTTGGTGATGTTACTCACCGCTTTTGTAATTGTCTGGTTTGCTTTTATTGACTCATATAGCCTAAAAACGCGCTGGGATTTAAACTCTCAAAAAAAAGAGCTCAGGGAACGTACTGAAACACTAAATACCCAATCGGAAGAGCTAAAAACAAAAATTGAGCATTTGAATAACGATGCTGCCCTCCTCGAAAAGATTGCCCGCGAAGAATATGGTATGAGAAAACCCGGTGAAACTGTCTATAAAGTTAAGCGTGAGAATTAG